From one Lycium barbarum isolate Lr01 chromosome 6, ASM1917538v2, whole genome shotgun sequence genomic stretch:
- the LOC132599603 gene encoding uncharacterized protein LOC132599603 encodes MPLNGNKDLSGDFVVRSTMGKGFDTFRGILRQQGLDNFFRASCFGIYLDLPEDTSARFQMTMVSELLKRKIICDRKDEIWINYCGMPVCFGMKEFAIVTRLRCYPYEPLPTVVLTKPAQTPKADKKAKGSKATNNVYLVNLVGKSYTQKKLLQDLESKTFSKKHKEALCLVWFVHSVLWERDVNYNIPLGLIKLAEDYDAFNNYAWGFQSFSLTVEYLMKDLKPTGKTQNLYGFLWAFMVNFL; translated from the coding sequence ATGCCGCTGAATGGAAATAAGGATTTGTCTGGTGATTTTGTGGTTAGATCAACCATGGGCAAGGGATTTGACACCTTCAGGGGCATTCTCCGGCAGCAGGGGTTAGATAATTTCTTTAGGGCTAGCTGCTTTGGGATCTATTTAGATTTGCCTGAAGATACCAGTGCCCGATTTCAAATGACAATGGTTTCTGAGCTTTTGAAGCGTAAGATTATTTGTGATAGAAAGGATGAGATTTGGATCAATTACTGTGGCATGCCGGTTTGCTTTGGCATGAAGGAGTTTGCCATAGTTACCAGATTGAGATGTTATCCTTATGAGCCTCTTCCTACTGTTGTATTAACCAAGCCAGCCCAGACGCCCAAGGCAGACAAGAAAGCGAAGGGTTCCAAAGCTACGAATAATGTCTATTTGGTAAACTTAGTGGGAAAAAGCTACACTCAAAAGAAATTATTGCAAGACTTGGAGTCCAAAACTTTCTCAAAAAAGCACAAGGAGGCactgtgcttagtttggtttgtgcatAGTGTTCTTTGGGAAAGAGACGTAAACTACAACATACCGCTTGGATTGATTAAACTTGCTGAGGACTATGATGCCTTCAACAACTATGCCTGGGGTTTTCAAAGCTTTAGCTTGACTGTTGAATATTTGATGAAGGATTTGAAGCCAACGGGGAAAACACAAAACCTATATGGCTTCCTTTGGGCTTTCATGGTAAATTTTCTTTAA